One window of the Camelus ferus isolate YT-003-E chromosome 12, BCGSAC_Cfer_1.0, whole genome shotgun sequence genome contains the following:
- the EIF3D gene encoding eukaryotic translation initiation factor 3 subunit D, which produces MAKFMTPVIQDNPSGWGPCAVPEQFRDMPYQPFSKGDRLGKVADWTGATYQDKRYTNKYSSQFGGGSQYAYFHEEDETSFQLVDTVRTQKTAYQRNRMRFAQRNLRRDKDRRNMVQFNLQTLPKSAKQKERERIRLQKKFQKQFGVRQKWDQKSQKPRDSSVEVRSDWEVKEEMDFPQLMKMRYLEVSEPQDIECCGALEYYDKAFDRITTRSEKPLRSIKRIFHTVTTTDDPVIRKLAKTQGNVFATDAILATLMSCTRSVYSWDIVVQRVGSKLFFDKRDNSDFDLLTVSETANEPPQDEGNSFNSPRNLAMEATYINHNFSQQCLRMGKERYNFPNPNPFVEDDMDKSEIASVAYRYRRWKLGDDIDLIVRCEHDGVMTGANGEVSFINIKTLNEWDSRHCNGVDWRQKLDSQRGAVIATELKNNSYKLARWTCCALLAGSEYLKLGYVSRYHVKDSSRHVILGTQQFKPNEFASQINLSVENAWGILRCVIDICMKLEEGKYLILKDPNKQVIRVYSLPDGTFSSDEDNEEEEEEEEEEEEEET; this is translated from the exons ATGGCAAAGTTTATGACACCCGTGATCCAGGACAACCCCTCGGGCTGGGGTCCTTGTGCAGTTCCTGAGCAGTTTCGGGATATGCCCTACCAGCCATTCAGCAAAGGAGATCGGCTAGGAAAG GTTGCAGACTGGACGGGTGCCACGTACCAAGATAAGAGGTACACAA ATAAGTACTCCTCTCAGTTTGGAGGTGGAAGTCAGTATGCTTACTTCCATGAGGAAGATGAAACTAGTTTCCAGCTGGTGGATACAGTGCGCACACAGAAGACTGCCTACCAGCGGAATCGGATGCGATTTGCACAG CGGAACCTCCGCAGAGACAAAGATCGACGGAACATGGTTCAATTCAACCTGCAGACCCTGCCTAAGAGCGCCAAGCAGAAGGAGAG AGAACGCATACGATTGCAGAAAAAGTTCCAGAAACAATTTGGAGTGAGGCAGAAATGGGACCAAAAATCACAG AAACCCCGAGACTCTTCAGTGGAGGTCCGCAGTGACTGGGAGGTGAAAGAGGAGATGGATTTTCCTCAGTTAATGAAGATGCGCTACCTGGAGGTTTCAGAGCCACAGGACAT CGAGTGCTGCGGGGCCCTGGAGTACTACGACAAAGCCTTCGACCGCATCACCACGAGGAGCGAGAAGCCGCTACGGAGCATCAAGCGCATCTTCCACACTGTCACCACCACAGACGACCCCGTCATCCGGAAG CTGGCAAAAACTCAGGGGAATGTGTTTGCCACAGATGCCATTCTGGCCACACTGATGAGCTGCACCCGCTCTGTGTATTCCTGGGACATTGTCGTCCAGAGAGTCGGGTCCAAGCTCTTCTTTGACAAGAGGGACAACTCTGACTTTG ACCTCCTGACGGTGAGTGAGACGGCCAACGAGCCCCCTCAGGACGAAGGTAACTCCTTCAACTCGCCCCGCAACCTGGCCATGGAAGCGACCTACATCAACCACAACTTCTCCCAGCAATGCCTGAGGATG GGGAAGGAAAGGTACAACTTCCCCAACCCAAACCCGTTTGTGGAGGACGACATGGATAAGAGTGAGATCGCCTCTGTTGCGTACCG CTACCGCAGGTGGAAGCTTGGAGACGACATCGACCTCATCGTCCGCTGTGAGCACGACGGCGTCATGACCGGAGCCAACGGCGAGGTGTCCTTCATCAACATCAAGACCCTCAACGAATGGGACTCCAGG CACTGCAACGGCGTGGACTGGCGTCAGAAGCTGGATTCTCAGCGGGGGGCCGTCATTGCCACCGAGCTGAAGAACAACAGCTACAAGTTGGCCCGGTGGACCTGCTGTGCTTTGCTGGCCGGGTCCGAGTACCTCAAGCTTGG TTACGTGTCCCGGTACCACGTGAAAGACTCCTCACGCCACGTCATCCTGGGCACCCAGCAGTTCAAGCCCAACGAGTTTGCCAGCCAGATCAACCTGAGCGTGGAGAATGCCTGGGGCATCCTGCGCTGCGTCATTGACATCTGCATGAAGCTGGAGGAGGGCAAGTACCTCATCCTCAAGGACCCCAACAAGCAGGTCATCCGCGTCTATAGCCTGCCCGACGGCACCTTCAGCTCGGATGAGGAcaacgaggaggaggaggaggaggaagaggaagaagaag aggaagaaacttaA